CAATATCTTGTGTTGCTGAAGCTGTGAAAGCAATTAGCATTAAAACAATAATAGTAGTAAAGTTAGTTTCTAAGCTAAGGAAGGCGATACTAAAAATAATGAGGGCGTAGAAAAGTTCTGAAAATAAGATCCACTGTTTGTATTTTCGTAGTGTTGTAGCCGTTTTGTCTATCATTGGAGCCCATAGGAATTTTATAATCCATGGTAGTTTAATCAGTTGAATCAATCCAATGGAGGTAAGCGAAAAGTTTTCTGTTCGCATAATTACAGGCATCACCGTTGAGAAAAAACTCATAGGGATAGATTGAGCCAAGTATAGACTTAGGAGAGTAGAGTATTTCCGGATAGGATTAGTTTGCATTGGCCAAAATTATTGATTTTGTTTGGGTTTAAAAAATGAACAAGGAATGAAAGCCAAATTCTTATTAGCATAGAAGCTTTTTTTGAATTTTTCAATCATTCCTTGTTCGGAATCAATCAATCGAAATTAACATATTTAAAAACTAAATTTCATTATTATATATTGACATTAACAAAAACGCCGTATTGTACAGGTTTTCCTAATTGGACATATGAGTTTCCTAAAGATTCAAAATAGAAAGCATTATAATCCGTATCTAAGACATTTTTACCCCAAATACCAAAATCGAAATTTTTAGAATGGAAATTTAAACGACCATTAAGAAGTCCGTAAGACTCTTGTTCCGCTGTATTTGCATCATTCCAAAATAATTTTCCTATTTGTTGATAGTTTACTGATAAGGTAGCATTTCGGATAGCTCTATTAATATATACTGTATAATTACCGCCTAAGTTTAAAGTATATTCAGGAATATATGGAATTAAATTTCCACTATAATCAGTGTCTTCATCGCGTTGATAATCTAGAAATTTAGCTTCAGTATATCCATAAGCTCCCCAGATAGTTAGGTTTTTATTTACCATAAAACGTAGCTCTAACTCAAGTCCTTTGCTTTCAGAATGTCCGGCATTATCTAACATAGAACCGGTTCCACTTGGTACGGGTTGATAAATCTGTTGGTTTTCCCAATCAATATAGAAAAGGTTAAGATTAGTAATTAGGCGATTATTCATACAAATAGATTTGATTCCAAATTCGTAGTTGGTGCTATATTCAGGATCAAAAGTACGGTCTTCGTCATTTTCAAAAGTTGAGTTAAAACCACCGGCTTTATATCCTTTACTAATAGTTGTAAAAAATGTAATATCCTCAGTTGGTTGAAAGCTTAAGCTAACTTTTGGTAGAATTTGGGTGAAATCCAAATCGCTTTCAAAAGCATCTGTAGCAATGCTGTTTCCGCTTAGCCATTTTTCATAATCGTAATTAAGTGTTGTAGTTTCGTAATCGGCACGAATTCCAAGAGTAGCTTTAAATTTCCCAAAGGGATAACTAACTTGTCCGAAAACAGCAGTTCCGCTTGTTGGTTGATCGTATACTTTGATATAATTAATTGGACCCGGTAGGTGATATCTTGTAATGGCATCGCTACCGTAGGTTACTCCAACTTCTTTATCTGAACCTTGATGAAAAGCAAATAATCCGGCTATCCAATTAACTTTAGAAGTTCTTAAAGAGCGTATAGTTAACTCTTCAACAAATGTATTTTGAGCTCTATCTTGTGTAACCCAGAATAAATCATCAGATGTAAAATCTTGATCTATTCCTTGATAATCTTCCATATACTGATAACTGCTTGCCGATGACAAAATAAAGTTATTAGCATGATATTCCATTGTTAAACCTACTGAAAGCAAGCTTCTTTCGTATGTGCTTTCTTGGTTGTAATTAATATCTGAAGCACTTTGGGTAGCAATATCATAAACAGCATAAGGATAACCTTTCTGCTTATGCTTTTCGAAATTCACAGAAAGTACAGATTTGAATCTTTCTGATGGATTATAAAGTAATTTAAAATGTCCATTATAAATATCAAACTTATCTGCTTGAGTATCTGAAAAAGTATTAGTGAAATTACCGTCGCTATGCGCATTTGCTCCTCCAACAATAACAGCAAGGCTTTCGCTTAATTTCTGGTTGGTTTCAAATGCTGTTTTAATATGATTGTTTACTCCGTATTCAACTTTAGCATTTCCTGTAGAATTGAATTTTGGTTGCGGGGTATAAACTTTAATAATACCTCCCATAGTGTTTCTTCCGTATAAAGTACCTTGTGGTCCACGTAGAACTTCAATTTTTTCTAGATTAAAAAACTCAAAGTTAAAAGTTCCTTTGTCAAAATATGGAACATCATCTACATATAAGCCCACAGAAGGATTATTTATTCTAGACCCAATACCACGAATATAAATAGGTGCTGTTAAACGAGTTCCGTAATCGGGCATAAATAGATTCGGAATACGAGCACTTAATTCCGGTAGTGAATTCAAGTTCTGTTCTTCAATTTCTTTACTGGGAATAAAAGAAGTAGCTGCTTGAATTTCCTGCATATTGTCTTCTGTTTTGGAAGCCTGAATAATAATTTCATTTAATTTAACCGTATCTGTTAAGAGTGTTAAATCTTCAAGCGAATAAGAAGATACTTCTTGTGCAAATATAAAGCTTGGGAACAATAGTGCTACGAGAAATAATTTGTATTTATTCATTTTTATAAATTTATGTAAATGTATTTTTTCGTGCAATTTTAGGAATAGATTTTGAGGAAAATCTGTAGTTTTTTATTTTGTAAAATGGAGAATGGGTTTTGTTTTATTTTTAGTTGTGGATATATGTGATTGTTTGAATTAATATGATAATTTTAGAAAAGGTTTGATTTGGGAGAACAAAAGCTTGTTATTGTAATCTATTTACAATCAATATAATATGTAAATTACTTGGTGCTTATCTGCCTGCAAGTCGATTAATCTTTATAAAAAAAATTTTTTTGAATTCTGAAGATTCTGAAGATTAATAATGATTTTAAATTAAAAAAACTGCAACTAAGTTTTTGATTAAACTTTAATTATGTGGTTTTTCTTCTATTTTGGAAAAATTAGTTTAACAACATGTAAGTTTTCGGTATAAATATAATTAATCTTAATGTTAAAGAGTTCCGTAATTTTTTTTACTA
Above is a genomic segment from Bacteroidales bacterium containing:
- a CDS encoding TonB-dependent receptor; this encodes MNKYKLFLVALLFPSFIFAQEVSSYSLEDLTLLTDTVKLNEIIIQASKTEDNMQEIQAATSFIPSKEIEEQNLNSLPELSARIPNLFMPDYGTRLTAPIYIRGIGSRINNPSVGLYVDDVPYFDKGTFNFEFFNLEKIEVLRGPQGTLYGRNTMGGIIKVYTPQPKFNSTGNAKVEYGVNNHIKTAFETNQKLSESLAVIVGGANAHSDGNFTNTFSDTQADKFDIYNGHFKLLYNPSERFKSVLSVNFEKHKQKGYPYAVYDIATQSASDINYNQESTYERSLLSVGLTMEYHANNFILSSASSYQYMEDYQGIDQDFTSDDLFWVTQDRAQNTFVEELTIRSLRTSKVNWIAGLFAFHQGSDKEVGVTYGSDAITRYHLPGPINYIKVYDQPTSGTAVFGQVSYPFGKFKATLGIRADYETTTLNYDYEKWLSGNSIATDAFESDLDFTQILPKVSLSFQPTEDITFFTTISKGYKAGGFNSTFENDEDRTFDPEYSTNYEFGIKSICMNNRLITNLNLFYIDWENQQIYQPVPSGTGSMLDNAGHSESKGLELELRFMVNKNLTIWGAYGYTEAKFLDYQRDEDTDYSGNLIPYIPEYTLNLGGNYTVYINRAIRNATLSVNYQQIGKLFWNDANTAEQESYGLLNGRLNFHSKNFDFGIWGKNVLDTDYNAFYFESLGNSYVQLGKPVQYGVFVNVNI